From Mya arenaria isolate MELC-2E11 chromosome 12, ASM2691426v1, the proteins below share one genomic window:
- the LOC128212007 gene encoding uncharacterized protein LOC128212007, with amino-acid sequence MRFTLEEELNPTCLFTFICRERDFIQLCNNYRLNVVDSEDLFEQILDSLQDVKQSGLRVRPLLFETMKTVAHLKLPNLEIRWRPACKTRVAQHNKMRQEEKEADRKRLERKCKNQREELETMEAMRVEMDRMRAEIAELREEVRSLKEGANTCTAPSTEMAEQSRIPRPKGPASASAHRSLFAAVRRRPGFAAGSASTTSTACRTSTTTASTTARSTSARSTAATVGSSTRKTTSARSSAATAPSMPSAGGQTSAPSTSSAGGQTVEGGAARGRGKVSTKRKRVDDDGGQAKKKPAWK; translated from the exons ATGAGGTTCACATTGGAGGAAGAACTGAACCCCACTTGcctgtttacatttatttgccGGGAGAGAGACTTTATACA ATTGTGCAACAACTACAGGTTGAATGTTGTAGATTCAGAAGACCTTTTTGAGCAGATCTTGGATAGTTTACAGGATGTGAAGCAGTCAGG gcTTAGGGTTCGTCCCCtattatttgaaacaatgaagACGGTGGCCCACCTGAAACTACCAAACCTAGAGATAAGATGGAGACCGGCATGTAAGACCAGAGTGGCACAACACAACAAG ATGCGGCAGGAGGAGAAAGAAGCGGACAGAAAGAGACTGGAGCGCAAATGCAAAAATCAGAGAGAGGAA cttGAAACGATGGAAGCTATGAGAGTGGAGATGGATCGCATGAGAGCTGAGATTGCAGAATTGAGGGAGGAAGTCAGGTCTCTTAAAGAAGGGGCCAATACTTGTACGGCCCCTTCAACTGAAATGGCAGAACAGAGCAGG ATCCCAAGGCCAAAGGGACCTGCATCTGCCAGTGCGCACAGGAGCCTTTTTGCAGCTGTGCGCAGGAGACCTGGCTTCGCTGCGGGCAGTGCTTCTACAACGTCAACTGCGTGCAGGACATCAACAACAACTGCATCAACAACTGCACGCAGTACTTCTGCCCGCAGCACGGCAGCAACTGTGGGCAGCTCTACACGGAAGACAACATCTGCCCGCAGCTCTGCTGCCACTGCCCCCAGCATGCCATCAGCTGGTGGGCAGACTTCTGCCCCCAGCACATCATCAGCTGGTGGGCAGACGGTCGAGGGTGGGGCAGCTCGAGGTCGTGGAAAAGTCT caaCAAAACGTAAGCGTGTTGATGACGATGGGGGGCAGGCAAAGAAAAAACCGGCTTGGAAATGA